The following coding sequences are from one Nicotiana tabacum cultivar K326 chromosome 1, ASM71507v2, whole genome shotgun sequence window:
- the LOC142180320 gene encoding uncharacterized protein LOC142180320 encodes MGFRGNPASRNERLQRQRTFTELGETYIALFHKLRQLGLLNPVEPRLPNPLPQNMDHSVRNEYCSGAPGHDTEKCWRLKHAIQDLIDTNKIEVQAPEAPNINQNPLPKHPEAHMIELLHEGGELKKPSQTVMMIRATPKEKSIDEEAGVQLKEEDVKPVVILGKNPSAATRKPEPAKLVITGASSTPVVVVKGVCREPVIIKPVVQTPVIDSKAVPWKYEKAVVMYKGQQVEENSCEVQGLTRSGRCFALAELRRPNPAATKKPVSEEEAEEFLKKMKVQDYSVVEQLKKTPAQISLLSLLIHSDEHRRALMKILNEAHVPNEISVNHLETIANKIFEVNRVTFSDVDLPVEGTEHNKALYLTVKCEDSAVTRALVDNG; translated from the coding sequence atgggtttcaggggaaatccggcctccagaaatgaaagattgcagaggcaaagaacttttactgagttgggggaaacttatattgccttgttccacaaattgaggcagttgggtttattaaatcctgtggagcctagattgccaaatcccttaccccaaaatatggatcactcggtaagaaatgaatattgttcgggagctcccggacatgataccgagaaatgttggaggctgaaacatgcgatacaagatcttattgataccaacaagatcgaggtacaggccccggaggcacccaacattaaccagaacccattgccaaagcaccccgaagcccacatgatcgagcttttgcacgaaggaggggagctgaaaaaaccctcacagacagtgatgatgatccgtgccactccgaaagaaaaatcgatcgatgaggaagcaggggtacagttgaaggaggaagatgtcaagccagtggtaatattggggaagaatccatctgccgctacaaggaaaccagaaccagccaagttggtaataacgggagcatcatctacacccgtggttgttgtgaaaggggtctgcagggaaccggtcatcataaagccagtagtccaaacaccagtgattgatagcaaggccgtgccttggaagtacgagaaggcagtggtgatgtacaagggacaacaagtggaggagaatagttgtgaggtgcagggactgactcgatcaggacggtgttttgctctggcggagttgagaagacccaatccagctgcaacaaagaaacctgtgtcagaagaagaagctgaggaattcttaaagaagatgaaagtgcaggattactccgtggtcgaacagttgaagaaaacaccggcccagatctcgctgctatcattactcatccattcggatgaacatcgtcgggccctgatgaagatactaaatgaagctcatgtgccaaacgagatttctgtaaatcacctggaaacgattgccaacaaaattttcgaggtgaacagggtaacattttcagatgttgatctgccagtggagggcacggagcataataaagctctctacctaactgtcaaatgtgaagattcggcagttactcgggcattggtggataatggctaa